TTCCCCCCGATATCGGACGGTGGCCGCGAGACGTTTCAGCCCCCGGAAACGAGCGCGTCGAGCCGCCGCGGTCGGCGGAAATCATGCGACATGGTCACACGTGTGTCTGACGCAGATTTATACGGCCCGCGTGGGCATACGTGTGTATAATGAGTAACCGCGTCGAGGACCTCGAACGACAGGTCGCGGAGCTGCAGGCGGCGGTCAACGGGCTCACGGAGGAGCTGGTCGAAATGAAAGAGCGCGTCCGACAGGTCGAGGACGCCCAGGAGGTGTCCGTGCAAGCGGACGCCGCGGACGAGGAAGCGCGAGAGGCCGCCGACGCCGCGGCGGAGTCGTCCGGCGGCGAGCGGCGGACGCACTCCGACGACCACGTCGAGGTCGTCGAGCGGACCGGCAGCGAGGGCGCGGAGACGAACGCGAACGCGGACGCCGAAGCCGAGAGCGACGACGACATGGTCGTCCCCGAGCAGGAGGCGACGACGCCGGACGCGGAGGCCGGCGGGTCGGACGCGGAGAGCGACGACGAGGAGTCGGACAGCGACATCATCGTCGCGTAACTCGCCGCCACATCCCCGCGTCACATGCACATCACTGAAGTCGTTCTGGACGGGTTCAAGAGCTTCGGGCGGACGACGAGGATCCCCTTTTACGACGACTTCACGGTCGTCACGGGACCGAACGGCTCCGGCAAGTCGAACATCATCGACGGGGTCCTCTTCGCGCTCGGGCTGGCTCGCACCCGCGGGATCAGAGCGAAGAAGCTCACCGACCTGATCTACAACCCCGGCCACGACGACGGCGAGGGCTCCGGCGGCCCGAACGAGGCCTCGGTGACGGTGGTGCTCTCGAACGAGGACGGGACGCTCGACCGGTCGCAGGTCGTCTCCGCGGCCGGCACTGAGAACGTCGGCGACGTCTCCGAGATCACGATCAAGCGCCGCGTGAAGGAGACCGAGGACAACTACTACTCGTACTACTACCTCAACGGGCGCTCGGTGAACCTCTCGGACGTGCAGGACCTGCTCGCGGCCGCCGGCGTGACGCCGGAGGGGTACAACGTCGTGATGCAGGGCGACGTCACCGAGATCATCAACATGACCCCGTACCAGCGGCGGGGGATCATCGACGAGATCGCCGGCGTCGCCGAGTTCGACGAGAAGAAGGAGGCCGCCTACGAGGAGCTCGACACTGTCGAAGACCGGATCGGCGAGGCCGACCTCCGGATCGGCGAGAAGCGGGACCGGCTCGACCGGCTGTCCGACGAGCGCGAGACCGCCCTCCAGTATCAGGAGTACCGCGACGAACTGGAGGAGTACCGCGGCTTCCTCAAGGCCTCCGAACTGGAGGAGAAGCGCGAGGCGCTCGACGGCGTCGAGGACGACATCGACGAGGCGGAGGCCGAGCTCGCGGAGCTCCGCGAGGAGCTCGACGCGAGACAGGGGAAGCTCACCCGTTTAGAGGAGGATCTGGCCGACCTCAACCACGAGATCGAGACGAAAGGCGAGGACGAGCAGATCCGGATCCGGTCGGAGATCGAGGAGGTGAAAGGCGAGATCTCGCGGCTGGAAGACAAGATCGAGGCGGCCGAGGAGCGCGCCGCGGAGGCGGAGACGGAACGCCGCGACGCCTTCGTCCAGATCGACCGGAAGGAGGAGACGATCGAGGAGCTCGAATCGGAGATCCGCGAGGTGAAAGTCGAGAAGGCGTCCGTCAAGTCCGAGATCGCGACGAAGCGGTCGGAGCTGGCGGACGTCGAGGCCGAGATCGAGGGCGCCGACACCGAGTTCGACGAGCTGAAAGCCGAGCTCGCCGAGAAGAAGGAGGCGATCGAGTCGCTGCGCGAGACGAGAAACGAGAAGCAGCGCGAGAAGGACCGCCTGCTCGACGAGGCGCGCCGGCGATCGAACGCGGTGAGCGAGGCCCGGACCGAGCTGGAGGAGGCCCGCGAGTCGCTGCCGGAGCACAAGGCGCGGATCTCGGAGCTCCACAGCGAGCTCGACAAGGCCGAGAAGAACGAGGAGACGATCGAGGAGGCGGTCGCCGACCTCTTCTCGGAGAAGGCGGAGAAGAGCGAGGACCTGGAGGCGGTCGAGGAGGAGCTCCGCGAGAAGCAGAACGAGTACGCCAAGCTGGAGGCGGCCGCCGACCAGCGCGGCGACACCTCCTGGCCGCGCGCGGTGACGGAGGTGAAGAACGGCGGCATCGACGGAGTCCACGGCGCGGTCGGCGAGCTGGGCTCGGTCGAGGCCGAGTACGCGGAGGCGTGCGAGACGGCCGCCGGGGGGCGGCTCGCGAACGTCGTCGTCGACGACGACGGGGTCGGTTCGACGTGTATCGACTACCTCAAGCGGCGGAACGCGGGGCGGGCCACCTTCCTCCCGATCACGGAGATGGACGACCGGAGCCTCCCGCGGAAGCCCTCGCTTCCGGGCGTCGTCGACTTCGCGCGGAACCTCGTCGACTACGACGCCGCGTACGCCTCGGTGTTCTCGTACGTGCTCGGCTCGACGCTCGTCGTCGAGGACATGGACACCGCCCGCGAGCTGATGGGCGACTACCGGATGGTCACTCTCGACGGCGATCTCGTCGAGAAGTCCGGCGCGATGACGGGCGGCTCCGGCGGCGGCTCGCGGTACGCGTTCACCAAGTCCGGCGGCGGGAAGCTGGAGCGGCTCGCGACCGAAATCTCGGAGCTGGAGGACGAGCGGCAGTCGCTGCAGGCCGAGATCGACGACCTCGAGGGCGACATCGACGACGCGCGCGACCGGAAGGCCGACGCCGCCGAGCGCGTCCGGTCGCTGGAGGCCGACGTCGAGCGCGCCGAGGACGACCTGTCCGACGCCGAAGAGCGCATCGACGAGCTGGAGACCGAGCTCGAGGAGCTGGAGGCCGAACGCGAGTCCGTCGACGAGGAGATGAGCGATCTGGACGCGGAGCTCGACGAGCTCGATTCGGAGATCGCGGAGTTAGAGGGCGAGATCGAGGAGATCGAGGCGGAGCTCGCCGACTCGAAGATCCCGGAGCTCTCCGAGCGCGCCGACGAGATCCGCGCCGAGATCGCGGACCTGGAAGACCGGATGAGCTCGCTCGACGGGCGGCGGAACGAGCTGGAGCTAGAGAAGGGGTACGCCGAGGACGCCGTCGACGAGCTCCACGACGCCGTCGAGGAGACGCAGAACCGGAAGGCAGAGGCGGAGGAGGCGGTCGCCGAGCACGAGGCCGCGATCGAGGAGCGGGAGGCCGACCTCGCGGAGAAGAAGGAGGCGATCGCCGACTTAGAGGAGGAGCTCACGGAGCTGAAGGCCGACCGCGAGGACCTCCGCGAGGAGATCAAGGCGGCGACCCGCGAGCGCGACGAGCAGCGCTCGCTCGTCGCCGAGGCGGAGTCCGACCTGGAGGACCTGACCGACCGCCGCGACCGGCTGGAGTGGGAGATCGACGAGCTGGAGTCGCAGGTCGGCGAGTACGACGCCGACGAGATCCCCGACCTCGACGAGGTCGAGTCGCGGATCGAGGAGCTGGAGGCCGAGATGGAGGCGTTAGAGCCCGTCAACATGCTCGCGATCGACGAGTACGACGAGGTGCAGGAGGCCCTGGATCAGCTCCAGGAGCGCCGGGACGTGCTGGTCGAGGAGCGCGACGCCATCGAGGAGCGCATCGAGGGGTACGAGGCGGCGAAGAAGGAGACGTTCATGGCGACGTTCGAGTCGATCAACGACCACTTCGAGGAGATCTTCGCGCGCCTCTCGGCCGGCAGCGGCGAGCTCCTCTTAGAGAACCCCGCGGACCCGTTCGAGGAGGGGCTGACAATGAAGGCGCAGCCCGCCGACAAGCCGGTCCAGCGGCTCGACGCGATGAGCGGCGGCGAGAAGTCGCTGACCGCCCTCTCCTTCATCTTCGCCATCCAGCGGCACAACCCCGCGCCGTTCTACGCGCTCGACGAGATCGACGCGTTCCTCGACGCGGTCAACGCCGAGCGCGTCGGCGAGATGATCGAGGAGCTGGCCGAGGACGCGCAGTTCGTCGTGGTCGGCCACCGCTCCGCGCTGTTGGAGCGCTCCGACCGCGCCATCGGCGTCACGATGCAGGGCGACAACCTCTCGGCGGTCACCGGGATGCAGTTCGGCGGCGGCGACGGTGACAGCGACGACGAGGTGACCGCGGATGACTGAGCCGCCGGAGTCGGCGGGAGGCGTCCCCGACCTCGACCTGACGAGCGAGCGCGACGGGGGGTCGCGGGACGGCCCTCTCCCGGAGACGCCCGGGCGCAACGAGCCCGCGGCGAGCGACGGGGACGGCGACGCGAGGGTCGACGAGGCGGACGGCGGGGAGCCCGGAACGCCCGGCGAGGACGGAGAGGACGGAGAGGACGGAAAAGTCGAGCCCGTCGAGCTCCTCGTCCAGCTCGCCGAGGAGGGCGAGATCGAGCCGTGGGACATCGACATCGTGCAGGTGACGGACGCCTTCTTAGAGCGACTCGACGAGACGGACCTCCGGACGACGGGGCGGGCGCTGTTCTACGCCAGCGTCCTGTTGCGGATGAAGAGCGACGGAATGCTGGCCGACGACGACGATGACGACGAAGAGCCGGCCCCGGAGCCGTGGGAGGTCGCGATGGAGGGCGGTGCGCCGGACCCCGCCGACGGCGACTTCGACCCGGTCAGCGAGTTGGAGGCGGAGATGGACCGGCGGCTCGACCGGAAGAGCACCCGGGGGTCGCCGGAGACGCTCGACGAGCTGGTCCGGGAGCTCCGCGAGGCCGAACGCGGCTCGTGGTGGAAGGACTCCCGCGAGTACGACACCTCGGAGTCGCCGCACGGGTACGACCGCGGCACGCAGACGCTCGACTACCACACGGGCGACGAGTTCCGGCGCGACGGGGAGCCGACCGCGGGCGAGGCGACCGACCGCACCCACGACGAGGACATCGAGGAGGTGATAGTGGAGATCGACAACGTCCTTCGGACCCACTTCGACCGCGGGCGCACGGAGGTGCTGTTCGGGGAGATCGAGAGCGCCGGCGGGCGCCCCTTCATGACGTACCTCGCGCTGCTGTTCATGGCCCACCGCGGCTCGGTCCGGCTCCAGCAGGACGACCTGTTCGGCGACCTGTGGGTGAAAGACCCCGCGGCGATGACCGGGGAGTCGGAAGCGATAGCGGATTAGTACGTTTTCGAGAGCGGTGTCGGTTCTGGATTCTTTGGCGGTTATTTACAAACAAATGAAGCGGTGGCGCGTGCCTGCGAGCGCCCGGAGGGCGCGAGTCAGCACGCGCGAGGGAGTCGCTGGCGCCGTCGGCGCCAGCGACGAGGCTGGGGAGGCGTGAGGTGCGGTGCTGTGCGGGGCGGGGTGGACGCAAAGGGGCAGCAGCGAGGACGGCGCAGGCGACGTAAGCACCGCAACGAGGGAGCGAACGAAGTGAGCGACCGAATGAGGAGCGCAGCGAGCGTGCGCCGTCCTCGCTGTTGGGGCTTTGGCGGTGTTCTCCGGCAATCCGGAGTCGGCGATTTATAAGTAGTCGCCCAGCAGCGGCTCGACGCGCTCTCGGGTATCCTCCGGGATCGCCTCGGTTGGGGTGTTGACGGTGCCTTTGAGGGAGGTGTGCGCGTCGCACTCCAGGTCGTCCGGGAGAGTTCGGACCGCCTCCTCGACGGCGGCCTTGATCGCCGTCTGATTCTGCTCGGCGTTCTCCAGCACCTCTTCGAGCGTCACCTCGCTGTCCGCCTTCCAGACGTCGTAGTCGGTGACGCCGGCGATCGTCGCGTAGGCGATCTCGGCCTCGCGGGCGAGCTTCGCCTCCGGGATCGCGGTCATGCCGACGAGGTCCCACCCTTGGCTCTTGTAGAACTCCGACTCCGCGCGCGTCGAGTACTGGGGGCCCTCGATGCAGACGTACGTGCCGCCCTTCACGACGCCGGTGTCGGCGGGCGCGGCCGATTCGGCGGCCTCGGTGAGGTGATCGACGAGTTCCGGGCTGTACGGGTCCGCGAACGGCTGGTGGACGACGACGCCGTCGCCGTAGAAGGAGAGGTCGCGGCGCTTGGTCCGGTCGTAGATCTGGTCGGGGACGACGAGCGTGCCGGGCGCTAACTCCTCTTTCAGGCTCCCCACCGCGTTCGACGCGAAGACGTGGGTGACGCCGGCCTTTTTCAGCGCGTACATGTTCGCGCGATACGGGAGGTCGGTGGGCGAGACGCCGTGGTCGGAGCCGTGCCGCGGGAGGAAGGCGACCTCCTTCCCGGTGTCGGCGAACTCCCCGATCGTGATCGCGTCGCTCGGCTCGCCGTAAGGGGTGTCGTACTCCACCTCGCGCACGTCGTTCAGCGGGAGCGCCTCGTAGATGCCGCTGCCGCCGATGAAGCCGATGGTGCTCATACCCGGACTCCGTCCGCTCGCTACTTATAAGAAGTGAACGCGGGCGGGGAAGTGAGTGAACGCGGGCGGCGACCGTCGCGAAGAGGGAACCGAATCAGGCCGGCGTCGCCGTCTCCGCTTCGATCTCGGCCTCGATGAGGTCCCTCGTGTTCTCCAGATGGGTCCTGAGCTGGCGCTCGTTGTACCGCCTCGCGACCGGTTCGAGGAGGCGGTCGCGCAGCGAGTCGCCCATCTCGTACTCGGTCCGATGGAGGATCCGGGTCCCGTCGCCGCCCGCGACGTAGCGGTTGCGCGTTTCGCCGCGCATCCCGTCGCTGTCGATCGCGACCGCGATCTCCGCGTTCGGTTCGACGACGGTCAGCTCCATCTCCATCTCGGTCGCGATCCCGAGCAGCTTGTACGTCGCGCGCATCTCGGCCCCGGTCTCGGTCTCGCTCAGCACCTCGAAATCGCGCAGACCGGCCATCGTTCGCGGCCAGTTCTCGGGGGCGCTGTCGAACGCGAAGACGCGTTCGACGGGCGCTGCGATCTCGATCTCGTACTCGAATGTCGTCATATTGTCTCAACTCGGTCGTCGAACCGAACGGTGCGGTCGCTGCCGGAACGGGTGTCGGAGCAGTCGCCTCGGTCGACTCACATATATAGGCTCTCTGAGGTATTAAACGGGCGCTCACCGCGTAGAGACCGTCCCCTCGCGGAGAACGTTCGAGACGGCGGTCACAACAGCCACCGCACCGCCGCCAGCGCGAGCGCGCTCACGACGAGCAGGTGGACGAGGACGGCGCCGACGGCGGCGCCGCCGACCTCGCGCATCTCGCGGACCCGTATCGAGAGCCCGAGGCCGACGAACGCCAGCGTGAACAGCGCGTCCGAGACGCGCCCGATCGACTCCAGCACGGCCGGCGAGAGGAGCCCGCTGTTCGCGATCGCGGCGACCGCGAGGAAGCCGAGGAGGAACTTCGGGAACTCCGCCCACAGTCGGCGGACGCCCGGCTCGGTCGCCGACCGCGCCGTGTACGCCAGCGAGTAGGCGACGGCGACGCCCCCAAGCAGGGAGTTGCGCGCGAGCTTCGTCACGGTCGCCCACTGGCCCGCCTCCGGCGAGTGGGCGAACCCCGCGGCCGCGACGGGGCCGGTGGAGAACATGCTCACGCCGGCCCAGACGCCGAACTGGCGCCCGGTGAGTCCGAGCCACTCGCCGGTGATCGGGAACGCGACGAGCGTGACGGCGTCGAAGAGGAGCACGGTCGCCGCCGCGAACGTGATCGCCGACCCGCGCGCGTCGAGCACGCGCCCGATCGCGACGACCGCGGAGACCCCGCAGATGCTCGCGCCCGCCGCCAGAAGCGAGGGCGTGGTCCCGTTGAGCCGGAAGAGCACGCGCGCGATCAGTTCGGCCAGCAGGAGCCCCCCGCCGACGGCGACGACGACCATGCCGAGCACGGTCGGCCCCGCGGCGAGGAACTCCTCGACGACGACCGCGGCGCCGAGCAGGACGATCCCGGTCTCTAAAAACAGCTTGTCGATCCCGACGCCCGGCTTCGCGAGATCGGGCGTCCCGACCGCGTTGCCGACGAGCGCGCCGAGCGCGACCGCGACGACGAGCGGCTGGAGCCCGTGGACCGCGCCGGCGACGAGGTTCGCGAGGAGCGCCCCGGCCGCCAGCAGCGCGAGACCGGGGACGTACGGCCGGGCGGCGTCGACGACGCGCATCAGAAGACGCCCGCGGCCTGTCCCGCGAGGTGGGCGGCGACGATCCCCAGTCCGAGCGCGAGCGCCTGCCACCCCCGGTCGAGCGCGGTCCATCGGTCGACGATCGGCGATCCGGTGCCGCGGGCGTCGTCCGCGTCGGTCGCTCGGTTTCCGGCGTCGTCCGCGCCTTCGCCGGCGGCGCGCGGTCCGTCGGCGGCGTCCCCTGTCATGCCAGCGGGTCGGCGCGCTCGGTATTTATAAGAACGGACTCGGGCAGCGCGGGCGCCCGGTCCGGGACCGAAAGAGGCAGGTTCCGGGCGGTCGTCTCACGGACGCTCGGATGCCGACCACACAGATCAAGGACCCGGTGCACGGCTACGTGGAGCTGCCGGACGCGCTCGTCGACGGCGTCGTCGACACCCGCCCGTTCCAGCGGTTGCGGTACGTCCGCCAGCTCTCGGCGACCCACCTCGTCTATCCCGGGGCGAACCACACGCGGTTCGAGCACTCGCTCGGCGTCTACCACCTCGGCCGCACCGTGTTCGAGAACCTCCGCCGGCAGTCGTACTTCGCGCGGGGCGCGACGACCGACGAGCTAGAGGAGATCCAGCGCACGCTGGAGTGCGCCTGCCTGCTCCACGACGTCGGCCACCCGCCCTTCTCGCACCTCTCCGAGGGGTTCCTCGACGAGGGAATCTTGCGTGAGCGGATCGTCGACACCGGGCTCGTGGACGCCTTCGACCGGGCGGGCGTCGGCGGCGCGCCGCTCCGGTCGGCGAACCCGCACGAGCTGCTCGGCTGCGTCCTCATCGTCGAGGAGTACGGCGACGCGCTGCGCTCGTTCGACGTCGACCCGTTCGAGGTGTGCGCGTACGTCCTCGGCTACAGCCTCGCGTACGAGCGCGGCGCGCCCTGGCAGTACGGGGTCGGCGCGCAGCTGCTCCACTCCCCCATCGACGTCGACCGGCTCGACTACATCACCCGCGACAACCGCATGACCGGCGCGGGCGTGTTGAGCTTCGACGTCGACCGGATGGTCGACGCCTACACCGCCCACCCCGAGGCGGGGCTGGCGCTCACCGAGAAGGCGCTCTCGACCATCGGCA
Above is a window of Halorubrum depositum DNA encoding:
- a CDS encoding segregation and condensation protein A, whose translation is MTEPPESAGGVPDLDLTSERDGGSRDGPLPETPGRNEPAASDGDGDARVDEADGGEPGTPGEDGEDGEDGKVEPVELLVQLAEEGEIEPWDIDIVQVTDAFLERLDETDLRTTGRALFYASVLLRMKSDGMLADDDDDDEEPAPEPWEVAMEGGAPDPADGDFDPVSELEAEMDRRLDRKSTRGSPETLDELVRELREAERGSWWKDSREYDTSESPHGYDRGTQTLDYHTGDEFRRDGEPTAGEATDRTHDEDIEEVIVEIDNVLRTHFDRGRTEVLFGEIESAGGRPFMTYLALLFMAHRGSVRLQQDDLFGDLWVKDPAAMTGESEAIAD
- the smc gene encoding chromosome segregation protein SMC — protein: MHITEVVLDGFKSFGRTTRIPFYDDFTVVTGPNGSGKSNIIDGVLFALGLARTRGIRAKKLTDLIYNPGHDDGEGSGGPNEASVTVVLSNEDGTLDRSQVVSAAGTENVGDVSEITIKRRVKETEDNYYSYYYLNGRSVNLSDVQDLLAAAGVTPEGYNVVMQGDVTEIINMTPYQRRGIIDEIAGVAEFDEKKEAAYEELDTVEDRIGEADLRIGEKRDRLDRLSDERETALQYQEYRDELEEYRGFLKASELEEKREALDGVEDDIDEAEAELAELREELDARQGKLTRLEEDLADLNHEIETKGEDEQIRIRSEIEEVKGEISRLEDKIEAAEERAAEAETERRDAFVQIDRKEETIEELESEIREVKVEKASVKSEIATKRSELADVEAEIEGADTEFDELKAELAEKKEAIESLRETRNEKQREKDRLLDEARRRSNAVSEARTELEEARESLPEHKARISELHSELDKAEKNEETIEEAVADLFSEKAEKSEDLEAVEEELREKQNEYAKLEAAADQRGDTSWPRAVTEVKNGGIDGVHGAVGELGSVEAEYAEACETAAGGRLANVVVDDDGVGSTCIDYLKRRNAGRATFLPITEMDDRSLPRKPSLPGVVDFARNLVDYDAAYASVFSYVLGSTLVVEDMDTARELMGDYRMVTLDGDLVEKSGAMTGGSGGGSRYAFTKSGGGKLERLATEISELEDERQSLQAEIDDLEGDIDDARDRKADAAERVRSLEADVERAEDDLSDAEERIDELETELEELEAERESVDEEMSDLDAELDELDSEIAELEGEIEEIEAELADSKIPELSERADEIRAEIADLEDRMSSLDGRRNELELEKGYAEDAVDELHDAVEETQNRKAEAEEAVAEHEAAIEEREADLAEKKEAIADLEEELTELKADREDLREEIKAATRERDEQRSLVAEAESDLEDLTDRRDRLEWEIDELESQVGEYDADEIPDLDEVESRIEELEAEMEALEPVNMLAIDEYDEVQEALDQLQERRDVLVEERDAIEERIEGYEAAKKETFMATFESINDHFEEIFARLSAGSGELLLENPADPFEEGLTMKAQPADKPVQRLDAMSGGEKSLTALSFIFAIQRHNPAPFYALDEIDAFLDAVNAERVGEMIEELAEDAQFVVVGHRSALLERSDRAIGVTMQGDNLSAVTGMQFGGGDGDSDDEVTADD
- a CDS encoding SRPBCC family protein; amino-acid sequence: MTTFEYEIEIAAPVERVFAFDSAPENWPRTMAGLRDFEVLSETETGAEMRATYKLLGIATEMEMELTVVEPNAEIAVAIDSDGMRGETRNRYVAGGDGTRILHRTEYEMGDSLRDRLLEPVARRYNERQLRTHLENTRDLIEAEIEAETATPA
- the mtnP gene encoding S-methyl-5'-thioadenosine phosphorylase gives rise to the protein MSTIGFIGGSGIYEALPLNDVREVEYDTPYGEPSDAITIGEFADTGKEVAFLPRHGSDHGVSPTDLPYRANMYALKKAGVTHVFASNAVGSLKEELAPGTLVVPDQIYDRTKRRDLSFYGDGVVVHQPFADPYSPELVDHLTEAAESAAPADTGVVKGGTYVCIEGPQYSTRAESEFYKSQGWDLVGMTAIPEAKLAREAEIAYATIAGVTDYDVWKADSEVTLEEVLENAEQNQTAIKAAVEEAVRTLPDDLECDAHTSLKGTVNTPTEAIPEDTRERVEPLLGDYL
- a CDS encoding HD domain-containing protein, with amino-acid sequence MPTTQIKDPVHGYVELPDALVDGVVDTRPFQRLRYVRQLSATHLVYPGANHTRFEHSLGVYHLGRTVFENLRRQSYFARGATTDELEEIQRTLECACLLHDVGHPPFSHLSEGFLDEGILRERIVDTGLVDAFDRAGVGGAPLRSANPHELLGCVLIVEEYGDALRSFDVDPFEVCAYVLGYSLAYERGAPWQYGVGAQLLHSPIDVDRLDYITRDNRMTGAGVLSFDVDRMVDAYTAHPEAGLALTEKALSTIGNYLEGRIALYMWVTQHHKAVYANRLLQELLGEYETVVGESPVTVDGVLSRELDDNAVLERLRTAARDHPDSTLASMYDRFRGRRFPATCWKHRIALADRIGGDLGGGRGAGGDGGDDRDGGGRAPDLDEFTAWLTEGDDRLERLLADALDVPVHEVWIDRSYVPAYDPDELEDIPIAYGGTTRSVGDWGLYGDRAFDVPIPFVFVPDGTKRRAIRVLREAFEREVGEATRA
- a CDS encoding DUF7518 family protein, which encodes MSNRVEDLERQVAELQAAVNGLTEELVEMKERVRQVEDAQEVSVQADAADEEAREAADAAAESSGGERRTHSDDHVEVVERTGSEGAETNANADAEAESDDDMVVPEQEATTPDAEAGGSDAESDDEESDSDIIVA
- a CDS encoding YeiH family protein; this encodes MRVVDAARPYVPGLALLAAGALLANLVAGAVHGLQPLVVAVALGALVGNAVGTPDLAKPGVGIDKLFLETGIVLLGAAVVVEEFLAAGPTVLGMVVVAVGGGLLLAELIARVLFRLNGTTPSLLAAGASICGVSAVVAIGRVLDARGSAITFAAATVLLFDAVTLVAFPITGEWLGLTGRQFGVWAGVSMFSTGPVAAAGFAHSPEAGQWATVTKLARNSLLGGVAVAYSLAYTARSATEPGVRRLWAEFPKFLLGFLAVAAIANSGLLSPAVLESIGRVSDALFTLAFVGLGLSIRVREMREVGGAAVGAVLVHLLVVSALALAAVRWLL